TCGCTTTTTTCCATAACAGCGTAATCTATACTGATATCCGGAATATTTTGCATCTCTTTTAGTCTGAACTGATTTTCGTTTACAATCTGTCTTTTTTCATAGCTTTTAAGCACTTCTTCATACACTTTTGGAGAATGTTTTTGCAGTTCTTCCAAAAATACTCCGGCTTTAAACATAAACATACCGCTGTTCCATAGATAATAGGATTTAGGTTTGAGGTCTGAGATTTTAGAATTGTTCTCCAAATACTTTTCGGCTATTGCTAAATCAGGTTTCTCGTGGAAAGTTTTTACATTGAATACACTACTGCTAAATCCTAAATCCTCAATGCTACATTCTATATACCCATAGCCCGTATTCGGTTCGGTTGGATTAATACCGAATGTAACCAGATATCCTTCTTCAGCCAGTTCTTTTGCTCTGTTTACAGCCTCGTTATACTTATCCATATCTTTAATTAAATGATCACTAGGAGTTACAAAAAGTATTTCGTTTTTATCACTTTCAAGTGCGGCAAAAGCAATAGCGGGAGCTGTATTTCTGCCTATTTCTTCAAGCAGAAACTTTGTATTTTGAATAGTAAATTTTGAATCTATTTCTTCTAAATGATCAAGTGCAATAAAATAATGATCCAAATTTGTTATTACTTCTAACTTGTCAGATATTTTAGAATTCCTCTCAACGGTTTTTTGAAACAGACTTTTTCCATCAAACAATTTTAAAAACTGTTTTGGCATAAGTTTACGGCTCAAAGGCCAAAGTCTGGTACCGCTCCCCCCGCAAAGTATGATATTTTTCATTCTTTCCCTTTATATTT
This genomic interval from Nautilia profundicola AmH contains the following:
- a CDS encoding mannose-1-phosphate guanylyltransferase/mannose-6-phosphate isomerase, with protein sequence MKNIILCGGSGTRLWPLSRKLMPKQFLKLFDGKSLFQKTVERNSKISDKLEVITNLDHYFIALDHLEEIDSKFTIQNTKFLLEEIGRNTAPAIAFAALESDKNEILFVTPSDHLIKDMDKYNEAVNRAKELAEEGYLVTFGINPTEPNTGYGYIECSIEDLGFSSSVFNVKTFHEKPDLAIAEKYLENNSKISDLKPKSYYLWNSGMFMFKAGVFLEELQKHSPKVYEEVLKSYEKRQIVNENQFRLKEMQNIPDISIDYAVMEKSDKIKAVKSEFDWNDVGSFDSLVDEIDSNEAIEINSKNNFYYTETKNKVIAAIGLEDFIVVDTKDALLITKKGQTQKVKDIVNTLKNNSQFSILNSPLIVHRPWGTFETLITDNGYKIKRIIVKPGKRLSLQKHFHRSEHWVVVKGTAEVQVGDKKFLVRANESTYIKMEEIHRLSNPGKVPVVLIEAQVGEYTGEDDIVRIEDDYKRYL